The Candidatus Rokuibacteriota bacterium genome segment ACTGGGCCCATTTGCTTCGCCAGATTTACTCAGCCCTCGCCTCGCGGCGGGCCGCTCAGCTCGAACTTCCACGTTCTCGGTCGCCAGCGACGCTCAACGTACAATTGTCTCAGCCCTCGCCTCGTGGCTGCGCCACTCAGCTCGAACTGCCACGTACGCTAGGCAAAGCTGGCTCCCTCGGGCGTGGCCGTTCGAGCTGAGGGGGCGTAGCCACGAGGCGAGAGCTGAGTTGGTCTGGCTCGCAACTTGGCCCAGTACCGATTACTCGGAAACCCGCGTTTTGAGTTAGACTGTTAGCTACCCCGAGCGCAGTGCTGCGGGGAGCACTCCAGCCCGTGTGCGAGCCGGGCTCGTCAGCCTACCCATGCAGCCATGAGGTCTTCAGATATGAGCGTTACAGTTGAGTAGACGGTCTCACCACTCCCACCGGCCGGGAGGGCACCAGCCCGGCGGGTCGCGCGGGCCGGGTCCATCACGGATGCCGCCGCCGGCTGCCGCGACCTCGGGCTTCGAGAGTCTCACCGCGGTCCAGCCCTACGAGCGGCTGAAGCTCGAGACCACGGCGTCCGAACTGTCCATGCGCGCGATGGACCTGGTCGCGCCCATCGGCCGGGGCCAGCGCGGGCTCATCGTCGCCCAGCCGCGGACGGGGAAGACCATGCTGCTGCAAGGCATCGCCAAGGCAGTGCTCGCCAACCACCCCGAAGTAATCGTCATCATTCTCTTGGTAGACGAGCGCCCTGAGGAGGTGACGGATTTCCGGATGACCATCGGCAAGGCGGCGGAGATCGTCGCCTCGAGCAACGACAACCCCTACCGCCGCCACATCGAGGTGACCGAGCAGGTCCTCGAGAAGGCCAAGCGCCTGGTGCTCGAGAAGCGGGACGTGCTCGTCCTCTTCGACTCCCTCACGCGCATGACGCGCGCGTACAACAACGAGCTGAGCTCGCGCGGGCGCACCATGACCGGCGGCATCGACAGCCGCGCCTTCCAGATGCCGCGCGCCTTCTTCGGCGCCGCCCGCAAACTCGAGGAGGGCGGGTCGCTCACGATCGTGGGGACGGTCCTGGTCGAGACGGGCTCCCGGATGGACGACATCATCTTTGAGGAGTTCAAGGGCACCGGGAACATGGAGCTCCATCTCACCCGGGAGCTGGCCGACCGCCGCATCTTCCCGGCCATCGACATCCTCCGCTCCGGCACCCGCCACGAGGAGCTCCTCTTCACCGAGGACGAACTGAAGAAGATCCATCTCCTCCGTCGCGCGCTCTCCGGCACCAAGCCGGTGCAGGCCATGGAGGCCATGCTCGAGCGCCTCCGCCTCACCGCGACCAACGCGGAGTTCCTGAAGTCCCTCGGGTAGGGCTCCGATCAGGGCAGGCGGGCCCTGACCTTCTTGACGAGCTCTTCGTAGGACGACCTTTTGATGACGGAGTCGAA includes the following:
- the rho gene encoding transcription termination factor Rho produces the protein MPPPAAATSGFESLTAVQPYERLKLETTASELSMRAMDLVAPIGRGQRGLIVAQPRTGKTMLLQGIAKAVLANHPEVIVIILLVDERPEEVTDFRMTIGKAAEIVASSNDNPYRRHIEVTEQVLEKAKRLVLEKRDVLVLFDSLTRMTRAYNNELSSRGRTMTGGIDSRAFQMPRAFFGAARKLEEGGSLTIVGTVLVETGSRMDDIIFEEFKGTGNMELHLTRELADRRIFPAIDILRSGTRHEELLFTEDELKKIHLLRRALSGTKPVQAMEAMLERLRLTATNAEFLKSLG